DNA sequence from the Candidatus Zixiibacteriota bacterium genome:
ATTACAAGATGTCCGGCCGCCGCACCTATGTGCTGGTCGACGAGATCCACCGCTTCAACAAGGCACAGCAGGATGCGTTTCTGCCGTATGTCGAGAAGGGTGACATTGTCCTGATCGGCGCGACCACCGAGAACCCGTCGTTCGAGGTCAACGCGGCGCTGCTCTCACGGATGAAGGTGTACGTGCTTGACCGCCTGTCTCCTGAGGATATCAAAGCTGTAGTAACAACTGCCCTCACTGACGACGAGCGAGGTCTGGGCAAAGCTGGTCTTAACCTTGAACCGGACGCACTCGAGTTCATATCTGCGGCTGCCGATGGCGATGCGCGCCGCGGGTTGTCGCTTCTCGAAGCTGTCGCGGCATATCTCGGCAAAGAAAAGAAAGTCACAGTCGATATCGTGCGCGAGGTGCACCAGAAGGGGACGTTTGTCTATGACAAAGTGGGGGAAGAGCATTACAACCTGATCTCCGCGCTGCACAAGACGATCCGCGACGGCGACCCGGACGCCGCGCTCTACTGGCTGGCGCGGATGCTCGATTCGGGCGAGGACCCGCTCTATATCGTGCGGCGGCTGATTCGGTTTGCTACTGAGGACATTGGCCTGGCCGATTCGTACGCGCTGACTCTGGCAATCAACGCGCGCGACACGTATCACTTTCTCGGCTCGCCCGAGGGAGAGCTGGCGATTGCGCAGCTTGTGATCTATCTCGCCTGCGCGCCCAAGTCGAATTCGGCCTATATCGCGTTCGACAAAGCCAAGGCCGATGCCGCCGAATACGGCTCCCTGCCAGTGCCGCTCTGGATTCGCAACGCGCCCACCAACCTGATGAAGGATCTCGGCTACGGCAAGGGGTATCGGTACGCGCACGAATTCGAAGACGCGCTGGTCGACCAGGAGCATTTCCCCGAGGAGTTGAAGGGGCGAGTCTATTACGAACCGAAAAATGTCGGCCGCGAGGAACGGCTCGCCGCGTATGTGCAGAAGTACCGCGAGTTCCGCCGTAGTGCCGCCGAAGGGAAAACCGGCAAACCTGCCGGGCAATCATCCGATAATAAAGACTGAACCGCTAATCGCTTCGCTGGTTTAATAGATACTTATGCGCCGCCTGCTTTTCGCACTTTTGGTTATGCTGCTTTTGCCGTGGTCTCTCCGCGCCGCGGGGATTCTTATCCCGATGGATGAGACCCAGACCGATCATCTCAAAGCGTACGGGGTCGTTTACAAAGCACTGGAGAAGGGGTACAAGTCGGAGTGGCTGCTTAATTATCGCGGCGGGTCGTTTCTGGTAGATCAGAGCAAAGACGTGGCAGATATGTGCCTGCTCGTGGGAGTTCTGTACGAGAGCGCGACCCAGGGCCAGATTGCCGATATCTATCGTCAGATCGAAGTCGAAAACATGGAGCGAGTGGAGCTTGAGAAGGCGCCGGCAGTCGCTGTTTATTGCCCGCCATCGAATCAACCCTGGGATGACGCCGTCACGCTGGCGCTGACTTACGCCGAAATCAAGTATGATGTCGTCTGGGACGAAGAGATTCTAACCGGTGTGCTCGAAGACTACGACTGGCTGCACTGCCACCACGAGGATTTCTCTGGGCAGTATGGCAAGTTCTACGGGGCGTTTCGGAACGAGCTCTGGTACCAGGCCGATGTCAAGGCGAACGAGGACATGGCCGCCCGCATGGGGTACAGCAAGGTTTCGCACCTCAAGCGCGATGTCGCCAAGGTCGTGTATGACTACGTGCGTCGCGGCGGATTTTTGTTCTCGATGTGTTCCGCACCGGAGACACTCGATATGGCGCTGGCCGCCGACGGTGTCGATATCGTGCCGCGCGAATTCGACGGTGACCCGGTCGATCCGGGCTGCCAGAGCAGGCTCGACTTCAGCAGGACGTTTGCATTCGAGAATTTCACGGTCTCGCTTGACCCGATTGTGTACGCCCGCTCCGATATCGATACGTATCCGGATCGAATCGTGCGGTTTCCGATTCCCGAAGTAGATTACTTCTTCCTGTTTGAGTTTTCCGCGAAACTCGACCCGGTGCCGACAATGCTGGTGCAGGACCATGTCAACACGGTCAGCGGTTTCATGGGGCAAGTGACCGGGTTCCGCAAGTCGCTGCTCAAGAAGCACGTGACAGTCCTGGCGCAGCCGGAGAATTTCGACGAGGTCCGCTATGTGCACGGCAACCTCGGACGCGGCACCTTCACGTTTCTGGCGGGCCACGATCCGGAAGATTACCGCCACATGGTGCACGACCCGCCGACCGAATTAAGCCTGCACAAGAGCTCGCCGGGGTACCGCCTGATTCTCAACAACGTGCTTTTCCCCGCCGCGAAAAAGAAAGAGCGGAAGACGTAGGTTTCCGATGAATCGCGGCAGGCGAGGACCCCGGATCAAGTCCGGGGCAAGCTATGCCGCCCCACGAATTTGTGTTTTGACAACTATCATAGTCAGCCATAGTTTCGGGGCATGGCTGTTACCTCACGAACGTTCCTCGCCATCGACTACGGCGTCCGCCGCATCGGTCTTGCCAAAAGCGATCCCACCGGCACGATCGCGTCTGTGCTGGCTACGCTGGAAGTCAAGTCGGACAAGGAGGCCATCCAGCATCTCGCCGGGGTAATCAGCAACCTGAAACCGTCCGCACTCGTAATCGGTTACCCACTTAATGATGACGGCACGGAAAACGATGCCTGCCGCAGGGTCGACGCGTTCGTGGCTAAACTCTCTGAGACATTTGACGGGCCGATTCACAGAGTAGATGAGTTTGGAACGTCTGAAGAGGCTGTGGGTATTATTCACGCCCACGGCAAACGTGCGGGTAAGAAGAAGGAGCGGATCGACCGCCTGGCGGCGGTGATAATCCTGCAGAGGTTTCTCGATGAGCAGAAATGACACAAGAATCGCAGTCCGATGGTGGGAGTATATCGTGTGGCTGCTGGTTACAATCCCGTTGCTGCTGATCGGCGCGGTGCTGTGGGTGTTCAGTCTTGTCGTGCGGCTTGTTCGCCCCGTCGGAAAGCGCAGGCGCGATGATTAAAGCGATCATAATCGGAATAGTGCTGCTTGGGCTTGTTCTCGCGGCGTACGCGCTGGTGCTTTATGTCGTGCCGGTGGATTTGGGAGACCGCGTGGTTTCGGTGATAATCGAACCGGGTGACAGTTTCGAGCGAGTCGCCTCCCGGCTGGTCGACAGCGGCGTGGTGCGCTCGGGCGCGATGCTTCGCTACCCGGCCCAGTTTCGCGGGATTGACCGCAAGCTGACACCCGGCCGCTACGATTTCACCGGGGAGAACTCCTGCCGCTCGGTGCTGGGGAAACTCGAACGAGGCGATGTTGTTACTATCCGAGTGACTATCTACGAGGGAGCGCCCATCTGGCGGGTGGCATCGGTGCTGGCGCAGCGGCTTGGTCTCGACTCGGCTGAAGTTGTGAGGCTGAATGCCGACTCAGCGTTCTTGACTGAGGTCGGCAAGAAGTGTCTCGAGGGATATCTCTTTCCGGAGACGTACTTCATCCGCTGGGGCACGCCGGTGCGAGATATACTGAAAGAAATGGTCGCCATGTATCACACCAAGACCGACAGCGTGTGGCGACAGGATGTGCCGAACAACCTCAGCCGGGAAGAAGTGATCATACTCGCGTCCATTGTCGAGGCAGAAGCTCTCGTGAATGACGAAAAGCCGCAGATTGCTTCGGTGTATCACAACCGGCTTGGCCGCAAGATGAAGCTCGATGCCGACCCGACTGTCATCTATGGACTCGGCGGTCTCAATCGGCCGTTGCTGAAGAGCGATCTGGAACGCGACTCGCCGTACAACACGTACCGTCGGCGCGGTCTGCCACCCACGCCCATCAACTCCCCCGGACTTGACGCCATTCGCTCGGTGCTTCATCCGGCGCTGACGGACTATTTGTATTTTGTAGCCGACGGCTCCGGCAAGCACCGCTTTTCCCGCACCAACGACGAGCACAACCGGGCGCGCCGGGAGATTCGCAGGGCGCTGCCCCAGCCGGGGAGTTAGACGGAGTACATTGGTTCCGTAGCCGGTGCGTCTCAAGTGGTTTTGTAGGGCGGACTTGCTTCAAGTCCGCCGTCGCTACGCATGTGGACGCGGCGGTGACCCGTAAAACAGCAACGTCATCTCATGGCGGGCTCGAAGCGGACCCGCCCTACCGGGCTAAGCCGTGACGTACGCACGTCGGAGGGTGTGGAGATGGGCCGCGAAGAGCTCGAACGCGGAATCAAGGGCGCCGTTCTCGACAGCAACAAACGCCTCCGGGGTATCGGAGCTGTACCCCAACATCCCGACCAGTTCGCCGTCGTGCTTAAGCGGTCGCAGGACAAACGAGACCGTGTCGCTGTCGAACAGCAGCCGTCGCTCAAGGGTGTTGCCGTCGAAGAACTGGGCGATGTTTTCAGAGTACGTCTGGCCTGACTGGGCCACTTTCTCGAAAAACGAGGACACTGTCGGAAGCAGCAGCGAGAGGTTCCTGCGAGCACCTTTCTGCCGCCAGCTGGCCACCGCCAGAAAACGGGTCTGGGTGCCCTCGCGGATGGCGAGGAAGCCTTTGCGGACATCGAAACAGCACTCCAGCAGGCGCGAGAACTCCGCGAAGAGTTCGCGCGGGTCGGTTATTGATTCGAGCGACTCACGCATCCGCACGGTCAGCCGTTCCACGGGGCGACCGTGAGCGCCGTCGCGGTGCTCGTCAGCTTTCCACCGTCTCATGATTCTCCTCAAACTCGCCGCTGAGGGCCGGGTCTCGTTTCAGGTCGTACCGTTTGATCTTGCGCCACAGAGTGGTGCGGCCAATGCCCAATTCGCTGGCGGTGCGCGTGTAGTTCCAGTTGTTTTCGGTCAGGGCCTGGATAATGAGCCGCCGCTGGTTGTGGTCCAGGAGATTTCCCTTGAGGCGAAGGCTCGATTTGGTCGGGCCGGAGACCTGCTGAGCGCGGTTGTCATCGGAGACAATGAACATAATGTCGCTCGCCTCGAGATGGGTCGAAGAGCACAGGGCGGCGGCGCGCTTGAGGGTGTTTTCCAGTTCGCGCACATTCCCGGGCCACGAGTGGCCGAGCAGCTTGTCAACCGCCTCCCGACTGATAGTAAGGCTGGGGCGGCCTATCTCGGCGGCGATTCGGCGCAGGAAGTAGTCGGTCAGGATTTCCACGTCCTCGATACGCTCCTTGAGTGCGGGCAGACTCAGCGGGATTACATTCAGACGATAGTACAAATCCTCGCGGAATTTCCCGTCGGCGACCATCCCTCCGAGATCGCGGTTGGTGGCGGCGATGATGCGAACGTCGATTTTCTGACTTGTGCCGGAGCCGACCTTGCGAATGATCGAGTCCTGGAGGAATCTCAGCAGCTTCACCTGGATGGCAGGTGGGATGTTGGCGACCTCGTCGAGGAAAAGCGTGCCGCTGTCGGCGTCCGCAAACAGGCCGGTCCGGTCCTGTGCCGCCGAGGTAAATGATCCCTTGGTGTGCCCAAACAGTTCTGATTCCATGAGCGCTTCAGGGATCGCGCTACAGTCGACTGCCACGAACGGCCGGCTGCGCCGGTTCGAGTGATGGTGAATGGCGCGGGCGAAGAGTTCCTTGCCGGTGCCGGAAGCGCCGGTTATCAGGACGGTGATATCTGTCGGAGCTATGCGCCGCGCCGTTTCCTTTACCAGGGTAATCTGCTTAGATATGCCCACGATGTTGTCAAAGCCGTAGTGCATGGCCACGTGCCGCCGCAGGGTGATGATTTCCTGCTTCAGGCGACGCCGCTCGATGGCCTTGTGGACGCGGATCAGAAACTCGTGATTGCTAAACGGTTTGGTGACATAGTCGAAGGCGCCCGCTTGCATGGCCTCGACCGATGACTCTATCGTGCCGTGGCCGGTCAGCAGAATCGCCTCAGTGTCCGGATAGCCATGCCTGGCCAGGCGAATCAGGTCGATGCCGTTCTCGTCCCCGAGGCGGAGATCGACAATCATAAGATCCGGCGTTCTCTCATCGAGGATACGTCGCGCGGCGCTGATGCAATCGGCGTCGACCACCTGGTAGCCGGCCCGGCGGAGCATGACCGCCATGGCCGAGCGGGCGGCGGATTCATCGTCTACAATCAGGATCACGGAGGCCGTCTGGGGCTGGAGTTCAGTCATGGGTCAGTCCTTCAACCGGGATGGTTATTGTTGTCGTTGCCCTGTTGCCGTCGGCGGTCGTATGTACGCATTCAAAGCCGAGGCAATCAGCCAGTCGTTTGGCGTACTCGCACCAGGGGGAGCGAAAAGCCGATGGTGATGTCAGCTTTTCCGAGTGTGTCGCGACCTCTATGGTGATCCGGTATTCGCCTCCGCCGATGGATATGGCGGTGTTTTTGTCGGCGCGCCCCGCTGAATGAGCCCGCAATATGGCGTCGATAACGGCCGGAATACCGGCTACCGGAGCCTCGATCGTGGAATTGACAAAGCCCCTCGCCGCCGCTACCGCCACCGGTCGGCCAAAGCGCTGTTCGAACTCGCCGGCTGCCTCGCGCGTGGCCTCCAGTACCGAAATGCACCGGGTGTGGCGACGACGCGCGCCGCTCAGCAGGTCGAGGCCGTCCACGAGGCGGTTTAGCTCTGCGGCCTCGGAGGTGATTATGTCGGCGAGCACACGGCAATCCGGCGATCCCTGGAGCGGCGTCAGGCTCCGAAGTTCGCCGGACGCGGCGCAGATGGCCGAAACTTTGTTGCGCATGCTATGGACGAGGAAATCCGAACTGATCTGATCGGCAGCGCCGCGCGGTTTGCGCCGCCGCTCCGGCAGCAAGGACACCACCGATACATGTATGTCTCCGACGGATATATTGTCGAAATGGAGCCCGCGGCTGGTCATGAGACTTCGAAGCCGGCCTGCTATCATCGAATACTCGATACCAGTCACCGAACCGGAGTCGCATCCGAGCAGGTGGCATAGCTGTTCCCGTGCCACAATCACACGACCCGAGGCCCGATTAACGGCGAGATACGGTTGATCTGACGGAATACGAGAGTCCAGAACAGCGGCGGTCTCTGCGGCAGCCCTAAGAGTTGCGCGCCAATCTTCCACAAGATGAGTGAACTCAAGCGGAAGGGGAGCCCGTTCCCAGCGCCGCTCCGGTTCACACAGCCCGAGCAGAAGCTCCCGGCCGCGAATCTCGCCGATAAGCGCCGTGTGAAGTAGTCTCGGTGGCATACCGTCGGCTACGGGCGGAATTCGGTGTGTGAAGATAGTGTCGGGCTGGTGAAGGGCGGTCGATTCGACGGCTGTGGAGACACCGCTGGCAACGTCTTCCGGATACAGCAGCGTCTCACCGTAAAGCAAGACCAGTTGACTGGGTGGACTTACCATTTGCTCCAGGGCGATAAGCTCGCTTTCACACAGCCAGTCGCGGAAGTGCAGACCGAGCAGCAACGCCTCGATTGTGGGCAATTGGTTGAGCTGCGGTGTGGCTGCAGTGGGTTGCGCTACACCAATCACGCCCGAAGAGGGGCGATGGGACGGTTCAGTTTGAAACCCTGAATAGCTCACGGGCGGCTCCTGTTTCACTTTGGGACACCATGCCAGTTTTATCGGTTTCGATTTAGAACGCTTTAGTCTTTTCCGTCCCGTTTCGTGCAAAGTGACACGGAAGGCGTTTTTCAACCTTGACGGCCCAACCTCGGTGGAGTATGTTTGTCAATGCGGCCAATTTCCGTACCTGATTTGACCTGTCACTGTACTTCCACAATCGCGAGCCTATCGTCGAACCGACCGTCGGCGTTGGCTTCACCACTGCCCCAATCGGGCTATCACGCTGTTGCACAAGCCGTTACGGGAGAGGGCGAGGCATCACAAGGAGCTGTCCGAAGGCTTCCGTGCGCGGCAGACGTCCTGGTCTGCCGCCCACGATTGGGAGATATTGGTTGGGATGGCACTAGTCTCAGCGAGAGCAGCGTCCAATGGGTAGAGTAGTCGCCGTCATACCGGCCAGGCTTGGGTCGAGCCGTTTTGCGAGAAAGGTCCTGCACGAATACAGGGGCAGGCCGCTGTTGTTTTATGTATGGCGGCAGGTCGCGAAAGCGCAGCTGATTGATCGGCTTTGTATCGCCACTGATAGCCGGGAAATCGCGCGGGCGGCGAGCTGGTTCGGAGCCGAGGTGGTCATGACGTCCCGTAAACCCAGAACCGGCAGCGATCGAGTAGCTGAGGCTGTCACCGGAGGCCGGGAGTCGATCATCATAAACGTTCAGGCGGACTGCTTTGGTCTCCAACCCGCGCGGCTGGATCGAGTGGTCAAGGCGATGCAACAGGATCGCACAATAGAGTATGCCACGCTTGTGCGGCCGATTCGGGATGATCGCGAGCTGTCAAATCCTAATGTCGTGAAAGTTGTGGTCGACAGCGGCGGGCGGGCGCTCTGGTTCTCGCGCTTTCCACTGCCATATCTCCAAAAGCCGGACTTGCGCCCTCGCGCCGCCCAGTTCGGCTACCTGGCCCACATCGGAGTCTACTTCTTCCGGCGTTCGGCGCTGGCCAAATTCGCCGGATGGCGGCAATCTCGCTGTGAAAAGGCGGAATCGCTCGAACAGTTGCGGATTATCGAAAACGGCGGAACAATCCGGGTATTCAAAACCATGGCACGAACTTTCTCCATTGACACGCCCCGGGATTTGTTGAAACATAGATATGAGATAACGACAGGGTAATACTATGTCCGAACCAGGCAAGGCCAAGTATTTGTTCATAACCGGCGGAGTAGTTTCCTCGCTCGGCAAAGGGATCACATCGGCATCGATCGGTGCACTCTTGCAGAAACGCGGCCTGACCGTACAGATC
Encoded proteins:
- a CDS encoding asparagine synthetase B, which translates into the protein MRRLLFALLVMLLLPWSLRAAGILIPMDETQTDHLKAYGVVYKALEKGYKSEWLLNYRGGSFLVDQSKDVADMCLLVGVLYESATQGQIADIYRQIEVENMERVELEKAPAVAVYCPPSNQPWDDAVTLALTYAEIKYDVVWDEEILTGVLEDYDWLHCHHEDFSGQYGKFYGAFRNELWYQADVKANEDMAARMGYSKVSHLKRDVAKVVYDYVRRGGFLFSMCSAPETLDMALAADGVDIVPREFDGDPVDPGCQSRLDFSRTFAFENFTVSLDPIVYARSDIDTYPDRIVRFPIPEVDYFFLFEFSAKLDPVPTMLVQDHVNTVSGFMGQVTGFRKSLLKKHVTVLAQPENFDEVRYVHGNLGRGTFTFLAGHDPEDYRHMVHDPPTELSLHKSSPGYRLILNNVLFPAAKKKERKT
- the kdsB gene encoding 3-deoxy-manno-octulosonate cytidylyltransferase, which translates into the protein MGRVVAVIPARLGSSRFARKVLHEYRGRPLLFYVWRQVAKAQLIDRLCIATDSREIARAASWFGAEVVMTSRKPRTGSDRVAEAVTGGRESIIINVQADCFGLQPARLDRVVKAMQQDRTIEYATLVRPIRDDRELSNPNVVKVVVDSGGRALWFSRFPLPYLQKPDLRPRAAQFGYLAHIGVYFFRRSALAKFAGWRQSRCEKAESLEQLRIIENGGTIRVFKTMARTFSIDTPRDLLKHRYEITTG
- the ruvX gene encoding Holliday junction resolvase RuvX, producing MAVTSRTFLAIDYGVRRIGLAKSDPTGTIASVLATLEVKSDKEAIQHLAGVISNLKPSALVIGYPLNDDGTENDACRRVDAFVAKLSETFDGPIHRVDEFGTSEEAVGIIHAHGKRAGKKKERIDRLAAVIILQRFLDEQK
- the mltG gene encoding endolytic transglycosylase MltG, producing the protein MIKAIIIGIVLLGLVLAAYALVLYVVPVDLGDRVVSVIIEPGDSFERVASRLVDSGVVRSGAMLRYPAQFRGIDRKLTPGRYDFTGENSCRSVLGKLERGDVVTIRVTIYEGAPIWRVASVLAQRLGLDSAEVVRLNADSAFLTEVGKKCLEGYLFPETYFIRWGTPVRDILKEMVAMYHTKTDSVWRQDVPNNLSREEVIILASIVEAEALVNDEKPQIASVYHNRLGRKMKLDADPTVIYGLGGLNRPLLKSDLERDSPYNTYRRRGLPPTPINSPGLDAIRSVLHPALTDYLYFVADGSGKHRFSRTNDEHNRARREIRRALPQPGS
- a CDS encoding sigma-54 dependent transcriptional regulator, with product MTELQPQTASVILIVDDESAARSAMAVMLRRAGYQVVDADCISAARRILDERTPDLMIVDLRLGDENGIDLIRLARHGYPDTEAILLTGHGTIESSVEAMQAGAFDYVTKPFSNHEFLIRVHKAIERRRLKQEIITLRRHVAMHYGFDNIVGISKQITLVKETARRIAPTDITVLITGASGTGKELFARAIHHHSNRRSRPFVAVDCSAIPEALMESELFGHTKGSFTSAAQDRTGLFADADSGTLFLDEVANIPPAIQVKLLRFLQDSIIRKVGSGTSQKIDVRIIAATNRDLGGMVADGKFREDLYYRLNVIPLSLPALKERIEDVEILTDYFLRRIAAEIGRPSLTISREAVDKLLGHSWPGNVRELENTLKRAAALCSSTHLEASDIMFIVSDDNRAQQVSGPTKSSLRLKGNLLDHNQRRLIIQALTENNWNYTRTASELGIGRTTLWRKIKRYDLKRDPALSGEFEENHETVES
- a CDS encoding replication-associated recombination protein A, translating into MDFFEEERPKEKRASVAPLADRIRPRSFEEFVGQQKTVGKGTPLRKAIEEDKVPSIIFWGPPGSGKTTLAHLIAAHTKGQFVPYSAVTSGIKEIKALISKAGDYYKMSGRRTYVLVDEIHRFNKAQQDAFLPYVEKGDIVLIGATTENPSFEVNAALLSRMKVYVLDRLSPEDIKAVVTTALTDDERGLGKAGLNLEPDALEFISAAADGDARRGLSLLEAVAAYLGKEKKVTVDIVREVHQKGTFVYDKVGEEHYNLISALHKTIRDGDPDAALYWLARMLDSGEDPLYIVRRLIRFATEDIGLADSYALTLAINARDTYHFLGSPEGELAIAQLVIYLACAPKSNSAYIAFDKAKADAAEYGSLPVPLWIRNAPTNLMKDLGYGKGYRYAHEFEDALVDQEHFPEELKGRVYYEPKNVGREERLAAYVQKYREFRRSAAEGKTGKPAGQSSDNKD